The Onychomys torridus chromosome 4, mOncTor1.1, whole genome shotgun sequence genome includes a window with the following:
- the Fam110a gene encoding protein FAM110A: protein MPVDTLSPAAPAAPVLPFRLRAKVPSYLLPRPADGGARKLSAVERLEADKAKYVKSLHVANTRQEPVQPPLARQPLFSPSSRGPVLTPSRRALPCPGRRPQLDLDILSSLINLCDSPVSPAEASRTPGRAEGSTHKVPPATPPRPPPSTAAVRRVDVRPLPASPARPCPSPGTTATSSPGRPPGLQRSKSDLSERFSRAAADLERFFNFCGLDPEEARGLGVAHLARASSDIVSLAGPSAGPCSSEGGCSHRSSATVEERVLERVPYGVSVIERNARVIKWLYGLRQARDPPATEG from the coding sequence ATGCCTGTGGACACGCTGAGCCCGGCAGCCCCCGCCGCTCCTGTCCTCCCTTTTCGCCTGCGAGCCAAGGTCCCCAGCTACCTGCTACCAAGGCCAGCGGATGGGGGAGCCCGGAAGCTGAGCGCTGTGGAACGCCTGGAGGCTGACAAGGCCAAGTACGTCAAGAGTCTCCATGTGGCCAACACCCGCCAGGAGCCTGTGCAGCCTCCGCTAGCCCGACAGCCCCTCTTCAGCCCTAGTTCTCGAGGGCCAGTGCTCACACCCAGCCGCcgagccctgccctgccctggccGCCGGCCCCAACTGGACCTCGACATCCTTAGCAGTCTCATCAACCTGTGTGACAGTCCTGTGTCCCCAGCTGAGGCCAGCCGAACGCCTGGACGGGCAGAAGGGTCTACCCACAAGGTCCCACCAGCCACCCCTCCACGTCCTCCACCTAGTACAGCTGCCGTGCGCCGAGTGGATGTTCGCCCCCTGCCTGCTTCACCTGCTCGGCCCTGTCCGTCCCCTGGCACCACTGCCACCTCCAGCCCGGGCCGGCCTCCTGGCCTGCAACGCTCCAAGTCGGACCTGAGCGAGCGCTTTTCCAGGGCAGCAGCCGACCTCGAGCGCTTTTTTAACTTCTGTGGCCTGGATCCAGAAGAGGCACGAGGTTTGGGGGTGGCCCACCTAGCAAGGGCCAGCTCGGACATTGTATCTCTAGCCGGGCCAAGTGCTGGACCTTGCAGCTCTGAAGGGGGCTGCTCGCACCGCAGCTCTGCTACAGTGGAGGAGCGAGTCCTGGAGCGTGTCCCCTACGGGGTGTCTGTGATTGAGCGCAATGCCCGCGTGATCAAGTGGCTGTATGGGTTGCGGCAGGCACGTGACCCTCCGGCTACTGAGGGCTAG